The following nucleotide sequence is from Deltaproteobacteria bacterium.
AGATACTGCACCAACCCTGATTAAATATCCTTCAAGTTCACGAATATTTGAACTGCTTATAGATGCAAGATATTCAACCACATCTTCTGATAATATAATACCGTGTTCCTCTGCCTTTTTTTTAAGTATCGCAATCTTGACCTCCGTAGGCGGCGGCTGAATATCTGCTATAAGCCCCCATGCAAGCCTGGATCTTAATCGTTCGTCAAGCCCCGTGATGTCTTTTGGGAAGCGGTCGCTGCTTAAAACTATTTGGCGGTGGGATTCGTATAGGGTGTTAAATGTGTGAAAAAACTCCTCCTGTGTTCCCTCTTTACCTGTCCAGAACTGAACATCATCTATCAGAAGGATAGATGCATTTCTGAGTTTATTCTTAAAATCAGTCATTTTTTCATGTCTTACAGAACTTATAAACTCATTTCTGAACCTTTCGGATGTATAATAGTAAGCCCTTGCAGAGGGATTATTATGAATAACCATATTCCCTATTGCCTGAAGCAGATGTGTCTTGCCCAGACCTGCACCGCTGTATAAAAATAAGGGATTATATTTACTGGAAAGATGGTTTGCCACAGCAAAACACGCTGCATGTGCAAACTCATTATTACTACCAACAACAAAATTATTAAAGGTATATTTTTGGGAAAGACCTGCCTCTTTCACTATCTTTTCTGCAACGATGTTAACGACAGGTAAAGACTGCCTTTTGTCTATAATGGGCAGATTACCCTTGAATATTGATATTGAGCCTTTATCTTTTCCTATACGCCAGACTATAGAATATTCCCTTCTGGTCGCTTCTTGCAGAGAACTCAGTATCAGGTTATTGTAGTTATCTTTTAGCCACTCAAGGAAAAACCTATTTGGGACCTCCAGTTCAATGGATGTTTCATTTGCCCCTAACTGTTTTATAGGTTTAAACCATGTGTTAAGAATTTGCAGATTGATATGGTTCTTTATTACAGACAGTGTATTTTGCCAGATATCTTTCATAGAAATAGTTTGGTTATACACAGGGCTATCAACACCTGTGAATAAGTTATTTTGGATGAACGGCAATTTAACAAAGGGTAAGAGATATTTCAAGAGATATTTTAAATATTATGTAGAGGCTTATAATCTGACAGTTACATTGCATATTCAGACAATGGTTTTCTTACTATAGCCTCCTGCCATCTCCTGCCGTTATCCGTAGATACTTCAACTTTATGCCCTGCCATAATGCATTTACCACAGCATTGCCTCCAACATTATTTCCAATGCATATTGTTATATACTCTGAATAGGGCGGAGGTGTCAGTATATCATCAAATGAAAGCAGGACAGGTTTTTCAACAAGCCCGCTGACCTCCAGATGCCATGACTTTATATCAACATCAGGTGTGTTATTAGATGACTGGACATAAAAATCTTTAGTACGGGTGACTTCATGCAATACCTTTTCCTGTTTTCTGAAAAATCTTTGAAGGTAAGACTAGGCAGGGGCATCTCTTGTGAACAGCAATGTAGAACCGATAGATAATACCCCTGCCCTTAAGAAGTCTCCTCCGTTTGAATCTATTTTCTTTCAACAGGATAGCCTTTCTTGAACCATGGGTCAAAACCCCCAAGGAGTGCCTTTGCATCCCTAAAGCCATTTCCTATAAGGATTTGTGCCGCACGGGCACTTGAATGCTCGGCTGTTCAGGTGCAGTAGGTGACAGCGTCTTTATCCTTTGGCAGGTCTTTTGCCGCTGCCTCC
It contains:
- the dnaA gene encoding chromosomal replication initiator protein DnaA codes for the protein MKDIWQNTLSVIKNHINLQILNTWFKPIKQLGANETSIELEVPNRFFLEWLKDNYNNLILSSLQEATRREYSIVWRIGKDKGSISIFKGNLPIIDKRQSLPVVNIVAEKIVKEAGLSQKYTFNNFVVGSNNEFAHAACFAVANHLSSKYNPLFLYSGAGLGKTHLLQAIGNMVIHNNPSARAYYYTSERFRNEFISSVRHEKMTDFKNKLRNASILLIDDVQFWTGKEGTQEEFFHTFNTLYESHRQIVLSSDRFPKDITGLDERLRSRLAWGLIADIQPPPTEVKIAILKKKAEEHGIILSEDVVEYLASISSSNIRELEGYLIRVGAVSSLSGKEINISMVKDTLKNIIVDKGHKILTIEDVQKVVANFFNINVSDLRSKRRPNNIAMPRQIAMYMAREYTKASFPAIGESFGGKDHSTVIYAHKKLKENMNNNPDLKQTVESLKNRLVK
- a CDS encoding molybdopterin-dependent oxidoreductase, which translates into the protein MHEVTRTKDFYVQSSNNTPDVDIKSWHLEVSGLVEKPVLLSFDDILTPPPYSEYITICIGNNVGGNAVVNALWQGIKLKYLRITAGDGRRL